Proteins found in one Aquibium microcysteis genomic segment:
- a CDS encoding TetR/AcrR family transcriptional regulator — translation MGEGIGPVEKPGRGGWKQDPEGVRSNIVAVAMAEFAQNGLSGARIDEIAAKTLTSKRMIYYYFGDKEGLYRTVLEEAYRKVRSGEQALDLEHLAPDAALARLVEFTFDHHSSNPDFIRIVMIENIHHGAYLEQSDLIATLNEGAIRKLEDICARGRAAGLFRSEIEPLELHWMISALSFFNVSNRPTFSRIFGPALFGAAGQKTLRGHAVEMVMRFVRA, via the coding sequence ATGGGCGAGGGCATCGGTCCGGTGGAGAAACCCGGCCGCGGCGGGTGGAAGCAGGACCCGGAGGGCGTGCGCAGCAACATCGTCGCGGTGGCGATGGCGGAGTTCGCGCAGAACGGGCTGTCGGGCGCGCGCATCGACGAGATCGCGGCCAAGACGCTGACCTCCAAGCGGATGATCTACTACTATTTCGGCGACAAGGAGGGGCTCTACCGCACTGTCCTGGAGGAAGCCTACCGCAAGGTCCGCAGCGGCGAGCAGGCGCTCGACCTCGAGCATCTGGCCCCGGACGCCGCGCTGGCGAGGCTGGTCGAGTTCACCTTCGACCATCACAGTTCCAATCCCGACTTCATCCGCATCGTGATGATCGAGAACATCCATCACGGCGCCTATCTCGAGCAGTCCGACCTGATCGCGACCCTCAACGAGGGGGCGATCCGCAAGCTGGAGGACATCTGCGCCCGCGGCCGCGCGGCGGGGCTGTTCCGCTCGGAGATCGAGCCGCTGGAACTGCACTGGATGATCAGCGCGCTCTCCTTCTTCAACGTCTCCAACCGGCCGACCTTCTCGCGCATCTTCGGCCCGGCGCTGTTCGGCGCCGCGGGCCAGAAGACGCTGCGCGGCCACGCCGTCGAAATGGTCATGCGCTTCGTCAGGGCCTGA
- a CDS encoding alpha/beta hydrolase — protein MLDPELKPFLDEWQRQWAKLPPNATPQDRRAHFEVVAAEMRLPTPDGVSTDHVEWIETPAGAVRVRIFRHDGDGPQPCLIYMHGGAWMQGSPETHWDITARIAAANRQTVISVDYALAPEHPFPAAVVQCGAVVEWAFANAGALGLDASRIAIGGDSAGGNLAAATALKFRGSDCPLHAQLLIYPAVEFEQARPSFTENANGPLLTTAGMPAVNAMYMPNAADRVDPLAAPLKAKDHSGLPPAFVAVAEHDPLRDDGVAYAEALEAAGVPVVLHRGTGLIHGYLRAMDYCTASRDALAAMCAWLDARNRA, from the coding sequence ATGCTCGATCCCGAACTGAAGCCGTTTCTCGACGAATGGCAGCGGCAATGGGCGAAACTGCCGCCGAACGCGACGCCGCAGGACCGCCGCGCGCATTTCGAGGTGGTGGCCGCCGAAATGCGGCTGCCGACGCCCGACGGCGTCTCGACCGACCACGTGGAGTGGATCGAAACGCCCGCCGGCGCCGTTCGCGTGCGCATCTTCCGCCACGACGGCGACGGCCCGCAGCCCTGCCTGATCTACATGCATGGCGGCGCCTGGATGCAGGGCAGCCCCGAGACGCACTGGGACATCACCGCCCGCATCGCCGCCGCCAACCGCCAGACGGTGATCAGCGTCGACTATGCGCTCGCGCCCGAGCATCCCTTTCCCGCCGCCGTCGTGCAGTGCGGCGCGGTGGTGGAATGGGCCTTCGCCAACGCCGGCGCGCTCGGTCTCGACGCATCGCGCATCGCCATCGGCGGCGACAGCGCCGGCGGCAACCTCGCCGCGGCCACGGCGCTCAAGTTCCGCGGCTCGGACTGCCCGCTGCATGCGCAGCTGCTGATCTACCCGGCCGTCGAGTTCGAACAGGCGCGGCCGTCCTTCACGGAAAACGCGAACGGTCCGCTGCTGACGACGGCCGGCATGCCGGCCGTGAACGCCATGTACATGCCCAACGCGGCCGACCGGGTCGACCCGCTCGCGGCACCCCTGAAGGCGAAGGACCATTCGGGCCTGCCGCCGGCCTTCGTGGCGGTGGCCGAGCACGACCCGCTGCGCGACGACGGCGTCGCCTACGCCGAAGCGCTGGAGGCGGCGGGCGTGCCGGTCGTCCTGCACCGCGGCACGGGCCTGATCCACGGCTACCTGCGGGCGATGGACTATTGCACCGCCAGCCGCGACGCCCTCGCGGCCATGTGCGCCTGGCTCGACGCGCGCAACCGGGCCTGA
- a CDS encoding DUF3237 domain-containing protein has translation MTPATPALEHVFTIAAEIGKPLSGGRSAAGERLHIPILGGTVAGPKLSGTIRPGGSDWPLIRPDGTSEIEATYTVVADDGTPILVRNAGLRASAPEVLARLRAGEAVGPEEYYFRSAPRFDVPDGPHAWLRDRLFVASLAPDPAAGRIVIDVYAVS, from the coding sequence ATGACGCCCGCGACGCCCGCGCTGGAACACGTCTTCACCATCGCGGCGGAGATCGGCAAGCCGCTCTCCGGCGGCCGGTCCGCCGCGGGGGAGCGGCTGCACATCCCGATCCTCGGCGGCACGGTGGCCGGGCCCAAGCTTTCCGGCACCATCCGGCCCGGCGGCTCCGACTGGCCGCTGATCCGGCCGGACGGGACGAGCGAGATCGAGGCGACCTACACGGTCGTGGCCGACGACGGCACGCCGATCCTGGTGCGCAACGCCGGGCTGCGGGCCTCGGCGCCGGAGGTGCTGGCGCGGCTGCGGGCCGGCGAGGCCGTCGGACCCGAAGAGTACTACTTCCGCTCGGCTCCGCGATTCGACGTGCCCGACGGACCGCACGCCTGGCTGCGCGACCGCCTGTTCGTGGCGAGCCTCGCGCCGGACCCCGCTGCCGGGCGGATCGTCATCGACGTCTACGCCGTGTCCTGA
- a CDS encoding FAD-dependent oxidoreductase gives MMRSDRFVAAMADDAVYDVAVLGAGAAGLACAATAARLGCRVLLVERTAHVGGTSAYSAGTLWVPNTRHAQALNADDDTARAAGYLDRAVGNRSPRALRDRFLAAGPEAVAFLEDEAGVRLRARPFHPDYLSDIEGSTRFGRALEPVPFDGRLLGADFDLVRPPIPEFTLLGGMMVDRDDIASLLTMTRSARAFAHALKLVGRHAADRLRHRRGTRLVMGNALVGHLLLAARRAGVDIATDARVDEILATDGTVDGLVVTQGDATRRVRVTRGVVLASGGFAGNEAMRARYVPASVPGFGPGAPGPKGELHAMAMELGGFHGRDAWQSCFWAPCSVNRRADGSLAVFPHFVFDRAKPGTVCVGRDGRRFVNESISYHLFGATMIERDENGSTIPAFLIADSTAMRKYGLGMVRPGARGLKRYLASGYVVAGRTPRELAERLGIDAATLEQTLARMKDHAASGVDSEFGRGSTVYQRANGDASHGPNPTLGPIETPPFYAVRLYPCDIGSAQGFVTDAEARVLREDGTPVENLYAVGNDMQSIMGGVYPGPGITIGPGIVFGYVAATHAARKAPPGSGRILPPAPRPASQDTA, from the coding sequence ATGATGCGCAGCGACCGTTTCGTCGCCGCGATGGCCGACGATGCCGTCTACGACGTCGCGGTGCTGGGCGCCGGCGCTGCCGGCCTCGCCTGCGCGGCGACAGCGGCGCGTCTGGGCTGCCGCGTCCTCCTCGTCGAGCGCACCGCCCATGTCGGCGGCACGTCGGCCTATTCGGCAGGCACGCTGTGGGTGCCGAACACGCGCCACGCGCAGGCGCTGAACGCCGACGACGACACCGCCAGGGCCGCCGGCTACCTCGACCGAGCCGTCGGCAACCGTTCGCCCAGGGCCCTGCGCGACCGCTTCCTGGCGGCGGGTCCGGAGGCGGTCGCGTTCCTCGAGGACGAGGCCGGCGTGCGGCTGCGTGCGCGGCCGTTCCACCCCGACTATCTCTCCGACATCGAGGGCTCGACGCGTTTCGGCCGCGCGCTGGAGCCGGTTCCGTTCGACGGCCGGCTGCTCGGCGCCGACTTCGACCTCGTCCGGCCGCCGATCCCCGAATTCACCCTCCTCGGCGGCATGATGGTCGACCGCGACGACATCGCCAGCCTGTTGACGATGACGCGCTCCGCCCGGGCCTTCGCGCACGCGCTGAAGCTCGTCGGGCGCCACGCCGCCGACCGGCTGCGCCATCGTCGCGGCACGCGGCTGGTGATGGGCAACGCGCTCGTCGGCCACCTGCTGCTGGCCGCGCGCCGGGCCGGGGTCGACATCGCCACCGACGCGCGCGTCGACGAGATCCTCGCGACGGACGGCACGGTCGACGGCCTCGTCGTCACGCAGGGCGACGCGACGCGCCGCGTCCGCGTGACGCGCGGCGTCGTCCTGGCCAGCGGCGGTTTCGCCGGAAACGAGGCGATGCGCGCGCGCTATGTCCCGGCGTCGGTCCCGGGCTTCGGCCCGGGCGCACCGGGGCCGAAGGGCGAGTTGCACGCGATGGCGATGGAACTCGGCGGGTTCCACGGCCGCGACGCCTGGCAGTCCTGCTTCTGGGCGCCCTGTTCGGTGAACCGCCGCGCCGACGGGTCGCTGGCGGTATTCCCGCATTTCGTCTTCGACCGCGCCAAACCGGGGACGGTCTGCGTCGGGCGAGACGGTCGGCGCTTCGTCAACGAGAGCATCTCGTATCATCTGTTCGGAGCGACGATGATCGAGCGCGACGAAAACGGCTCCACCATCCCGGCCTTCCTGATCGCCGACAGCACCGCCATGCGGAAATATGGTCTCGGCATGGTGCGGCCCGGCGCGCGCGGGCTGAAACGCTACCTCGCCTCGGGCTATGTCGTGGCGGGCCGCACGCCGCGCGAGTTGGCGGAGCGCCTGGGCATCGACGCCGCGACCCTCGAGCAGACCCTGGCGCGGATGAAGGACCATGCGGCGAGCGGCGTCGACAGCGAATTCGGCCGCGGCTCGACCGTCTACCAGCGCGCCAACGGCGACGCCTCGCATGGCCCCAACCCGACGCTGGGTCCCATCGAGACGCCGCCCTTCTACGCCGTCAGGCTCTATCCCTGCGACATCGGCAGCGCCCAGGGCTTCGTCACCGATGCCGAGGCGCGGGTGCTGCGCGAGGACGGCACGCCGGTGGAGAACCTCTATGCCGTCGGCAACGACATGCAGTCGATCATGGGCGGCGTCTATCCGGGGCCAGGCATCACGATCGGCCCGGGCATCGTCTTCGGCTACGTCGCGGCCACCCATGCGGCGCGCAAGGCTCCGCCCGGCTCCGGTCGTATTCTGCCGCCAGCGCCGCGGCCGGCGTCTCAGGACACGGCGTAG
- a CDS encoding GntR family transcriptional regulator has translation MLLKANKNVNPMKKSPINRPQSLAMTVAERLKAAILKRELSLGEALSEEKIAAAMDVSRTPVREALTILQLQGLITILPRRGSFVFRPEKEDLHAIVEYRLRLELLAGELALERAPDALLRSLTRTIETMEKARDNDDTLAYANADTRFHNAFFDHCGNHFFVEAYDIVAGRIAALRAHMSAQLGLHRQRTFQEHLEIVEAVEKRDLAALQAVLRTHIAEMEPNYANALQLV, from the coding sequence ATGCTGTTGAAGGCGAACAAGAACGTCAACCCGATGAAGAAGAGCCCGATCAACCGGCCGCAGTCGCTGGCCATGACGGTCGCCGAGCGATTGAAGGCCGCCATCCTCAAGCGCGAGCTTTCGCTGGGCGAGGCCCTGTCGGAGGAAAAGATCGCCGCGGCGATGGACGTCAGCCGCACGCCCGTGCGCGAGGCGCTGACGATCCTGCAGCTGCAGGGCCTGATCACCATCCTGCCGCGCCGCGGCAGCTTCGTCTTCCGGCCCGAGAAGGAGGACCTGCACGCGATCGTGGAATACCGGCTGCGGCTGGAGCTCCTGGCCGGCGAACTGGCGCTGGAACGGGCGCCCGACGCCCTGCTCAGGTCGCTGACCAGAACCATCGAGACGATGGAGAAGGCGCGCGACAATGACGACACGCTGGCCTACGCCAATGCCGACACGCGTTTCCACAACGCCTTCTTCGACCATTGCGGCAACCACTTCTTCGTCGAGGCCTACGACATCGTCGCCGGCCGGATCGCCGCGCTGCGCGCCCACATGTCGGCCCAGCTCGGGCTGCATCGGCAGCGGACGTTCCAGGAGCATCTGGAGATCGTCGAGGCGGTGGAGAAGCGCGACCTCGCGGCGCTGCAGGCCGTCCTCCGGACCCACATCGCGGAGATGGAGCCCAATTACGCGAACGCGCTGCAGCTGGTCTGA
- a CDS encoding NAD-dependent epimerase/dehydratase family protein, which produces MRTLVTGGGGFIGAWILRALAQEGFTPVVLDRAEDRSKVREIAGRDFADSLEWVTADIADTRAVVDAARGCERIVHLAGLLTPACKADPVLGAQVNLIGTLNAFLAARAHGMPSVIYMSSAGVFGPDGGPEPHPTTLYGAYKLASEHSARAFREDHGIASIGFRPYVVYGPGRDGGLSAGPTLACRAAARGEAYTMPITGPFDMIHVADVAAAFLAAVRMPLDDAHVVNLLGHPTTADDVVAAIGRAVPGARIDRAGDPLPIACPTSDATLDRLFPDWRPISVEDGLRATIDFYRGQE; this is translated from the coding sequence ATGAGAACACTCGTCACCGGCGGCGGCGGCTTCATCGGCGCCTGGATCCTCCGGGCGCTGGCGCAGGAGGGATTCACGCCCGTCGTGCTCGACCGCGCCGAGGACAGATCGAAGGTCCGCGAGATCGCCGGCCGCGATTTCGCGGACAGCCTGGAATGGGTGACGGCCGACATCGCCGACACCCGCGCCGTGGTCGATGCCGCGCGCGGCTGCGAGCGGATCGTCCACCTCGCCGGACTGCTGACGCCGGCCTGCAAGGCCGACCCGGTGCTCGGCGCGCAGGTCAATCTGATCGGCACGCTGAACGCCTTCCTGGCGGCGCGCGCACACGGCATGCCGTCGGTGATCTACATGAGCAGCGCGGGCGTCTTCGGCCCGGACGGCGGCCCGGAACCGCACCCGACCACGCTCTACGGCGCCTACAAGCTGGCGTCGGAACATTCCGCCCGCGCGTTTCGCGAGGACCACGGCATCGCTTCGATCGGCTTCCGGCCCTATGTCGTCTACGGTCCCGGCCGCGACGGCGGGCTTTCGGCCGGGCCGACGCTTGCCTGTCGCGCGGCGGCGCGCGGCGAGGCCTACACGATGCCGATCACCGGACCGTTCGACATGATCCACGTCGCCGACGTGGCGGCCGCCTTCCTGGCGGCAGTGCGGATGCCGCTCGACGATGCGCATGTCGTCAACCTTCTGGGGCACCCGACGACGGCGGACGACGTCGTCGCGGCGATCGGGCGGGCCGTGCCGGGCGCGCGGATCGACCGTGCCGGCGATCCGCTGCCGATCGCCTGCCCAACCAGCGACGCGACTCTCGACCGGCTCTTTCCGGACTGGCGCCCGATCAGCGTCGAGGACGGTCTTCGCGCGACGATCGACTTCTATCGCGGGCAGGAATGA
- a CDS encoding SDR family NAD(P)-dependent oxidoreductase → MTGRFAGQVAVVTGGARGLGLAISRRLACEGASVIVWDVDVGALDPRDAGFRPTAAVTVDVTQPAAVAAAMADLVSRFGQLDIMVNNAGITGPVVPVEHYELEDWMRVLELDLTAVFLCCRACIPPMKERGYGRIVNVASIGGKEPVPGICAYGAAKAGVIGFTKSIARELAGSGVLANCIAPAMVETDLLKQMTPRFVEESRNRIPLGRFITAEEVATAAAFAASPECSFATGFTFDVSGGRATY, encoded by the coding sequence ATGACCGGCCGCTTCGCCGGGCAGGTCGCGGTGGTGACCGGCGGCGCGCGGGGGCTCGGCCTGGCGATCTCCCGCCGGCTTGCCTGCGAAGGCGCCTCCGTGATCGTCTGGGACGTGGACGTCGGGGCGCTCGATCCCCGGGATGCGGGCTTCCGGCCGACCGCGGCCGTCACCGTCGACGTGACCCAGCCCGCGGCAGTGGCGGCGGCGATGGCAGACCTCGTGTCGAGGTTCGGGCAGCTCGACATCATGGTCAACAATGCCGGCATCACCGGGCCGGTGGTTCCCGTCGAGCACTACGAACTCGAGGACTGGATGCGCGTCCTGGAGCTCGATCTCACCGCCGTCTTCCTGTGCTGCCGCGCCTGCATCCCGCCCATGAAGGAACGCGGCTACGGCCGCATCGTCAACGTCGCCTCGATCGGCGGCAAGGAGCCGGTGCCGGGTATCTGCGCCTACGGCGCGGCCAAGGCTGGCGTGATCGGCTTCACCAAGTCCATCGCGCGCGAACTCGCCGGCAGCGGCGTATTGGCAAACTGCATCGCGCCGGCCATGGTGGAGACCGATCTCCTGAAGCAGATGACGCCACGCTTCGTCGAGGAGAGCCGGAACAGGATCCCGCTCGGACGCTTCATCACGGCGGAGGAGGTCGCGACCGCGGCTGCCTTCGCGGCCAGCCCCGAATGCTCCTTCGCGACCGGCTTCACCTTCGACGTCTCCGGCGGCCGGGCGACCTATTGA
- a CDS encoding DMT family transporter, which translates to MKTGQGGSLTTGIVLILAAGLTFATLDSLGKQMMATLPVLQVLWARYAVHTLLSTGYLVAITGPRFLRTRRPLLHVLRGMALLTASVCAYAALAHVPIADVTSIVFFSPFVITLLSVIFLKERIGLHRIAALVCGMAGVMLIIRPGFGDTGIHHVLALAAAVANAVYILLTRQLAEPGEREAAQFHTTAAGAVILTLVVIPSWVTPGLVDAALLVLLGALATVGHFMLLRGFAHASASLLSPFLYGQVVFAALYSWYWFGDPLAPTMVAGTAILMASGLYVWWRENRA; encoded by the coding sequence ATGAAGACGGGACAGGGCGGGTCGCTGACGACCGGCATCGTGCTGATCCTCGCCGCCGGCCTCACCTTCGCCACGCTGGACAGCCTCGGCAAGCAGATGATGGCGACGCTTCCCGTGCTGCAGGTGCTCTGGGCGCGCTATGCCGTGCACACGCTGCTTTCGACCGGCTATCTGGTCGCGATCACGGGGCCTCGCTTCCTGCGGACGCGCCGGCCGCTGCTGCACGTCCTGCGCGGAATGGCGCTGCTGACCGCGAGCGTCTGCGCCTACGCCGCGCTGGCGCATGTTCCGATCGCCGACGTCACCTCGATCGTCTTCTTCTCGCCCTTCGTCATCACGCTGCTGTCGGTGATCTTCCTGAAGGAGCGCATCGGCCTGCACCGCATCGCCGCCCTGGTCTGCGGCATGGCGGGCGTGATGCTGATCATCCGGCCGGGTTTCGGCGACACGGGCATCCATCATGTCCTGGCGCTCGCGGCCGCCGTCGCGAACGCGGTCTACATCCTGCTGACGCGCCAGCTGGCCGAGCCCGGCGAACGCGAGGCGGCGCAGTTCCACACCACCGCGGCAGGGGCGGTGATCCTGACGCTGGTGGTGATCCCGTCCTGGGTCACGCCCGGCCTCGTCGATGCCGCACTGCTGGTGCTTCTCGGCGCGCTGGCGACCGTCGGGCATTTCATGCTGCTGCGCGGCTTCGCCCACGCCTCGGCGTCGCTGCTGTCGCCCTTCCTCTACGGCCAGGTGGTCTTTGCCGCTCTCTACAGCTGGTACTGGTTCGGCGACCCGCTCGCCCCGACGATGGTGGCCGGCACCGCGATCCTGATGGCCAGCGGCCTCTACGTCTGGTGGCGCGAGAACCGGGCCTGA
- a CDS encoding aldo/keto reductase: protein MKNRMIKGVSVPAIGLGTFELTGADGIRAIRAAIEAGYRHIDTAIRYGNEREVGQAIRDSGIARDELFVTTKIWFDNLAPEKVAARTAESLERLQLDHVDLLLVHWPSRETPLGETLAAFAEQRAGGRTRLIGVSNFTTALLDEAIRIHGADLFANQVEYHPFMAQPRVMKAVRDAGMLMTAYLPLARGAVFQSELLRAIGARHGKSAGQVALRWLIQQDGVAAIPRSSRIENIRANLDVFDFELDPEEMRRIAGLDEHRRLCDFAWSPAWDPA, encoded by the coding sequence ATGAAGAACAGGATGATCAAGGGCGTGTCCGTGCCCGCCATCGGCCTCGGAACCTTCGAGCTGACGGGGGCCGACGGCATCCGCGCGATCCGGGCCGCAATCGAGGCCGGCTATCGCCACATCGATACCGCGATCCGCTACGGCAACGAGCGCGAGGTCGGCCAGGCGATCCGCGACAGCGGCATCGCGCGCGACGAGCTCTTCGTGACGACGAAAATCTGGTTCGACAACCTCGCGCCGGAGAAGGTCGCCGCCCGCACCGCCGAAAGCCTGGAGCGCCTCCAGCTTGATCATGTCGACCTGCTTCTCGTGCACTGGCCGAGCCGCGAGACGCCGCTCGGCGAGACGCTCGCAGCCTTCGCGGAGCAACGCGCCGGAGGCCGCACCCGGCTGATCGGCGTCAGCAATTTCACCACGGCGCTGCTCGACGAGGCGATCCGGATCCACGGCGCCGACCTCTTCGCCAATCAGGTCGAGTACCATCCGTTCATGGCCCAGCCCCGGGTCATGAAGGCGGTCCGCGACGCCGGCATGCTGATGACGGCCTACCTCCCGCTCGCCCGCGGCGCCGTCTTCCAGTCGGAGCTGCTGCGCGCCATCGGCGCCCGCCACGGCAAGTCCGCCGGGCAGGTGGCGCTGCGCTGGCTGATCCAGCAGGACGGAGTCGCCGCGATCCCGCGCTCCTCCAGGATCGAGAACATCCGGGCCAATCTCGACGTGTTCGACTTCGAGCTCGATCCCGAGGAGATGCGCCGCATCGCGGGCCTCGACGAGCATCGGCGGCTCTGCGACTTCGCCTGGTCGCCCGCCTGGGACCCGGCCTGA
- a CDS encoding zinc-dependent alcohol dehydrogenase — protein sequence MKALVYLGKESLDYRDFPEPVAGPGEAVVRVDSCGICGSDMHGYHGHDPRRVPPMVMGHEAAGVVETGALAGRRVAVNPFLFCGRCANCQTGAQHLCLNQRNIGLPPHAGAFADRVVVPEENLVEIPDSMAMETAALAEPLAVSYHAVQLAARLMRRPLPAARAVVLGGGAIGLGTALALAISGTGRIAIAEPHPGRRATAARADPAFHVYDPAAEEPQAQSVDVVFDAVGARSTREAAFRMAARGAVVIHLGLLPGSEGVDVRRMTLGEIIFAGSYCYSMPDFRETVALLAHGRFGDLSWTEQRPMREGAQAFGDLDTGRTASAKIILRN from the coding sequence ATGAAAGCGCTCGTCTACCTGGGCAAGGAGTCGCTCGATTATCGCGATTTCCCGGAGCCGGTCGCGGGTCCGGGCGAAGCGGTGGTCCGGGTCGACAGCTGCGGCATCTGCGGCTCGGACATGCACGGCTATCACGGCCATGATCCGCGCCGCGTCCCGCCGATGGTCATGGGCCACGAGGCGGCCGGCGTGGTCGAGACGGGCGCCCTTGCCGGACGCCGCGTCGCGGTCAACCCGTTCCTGTTCTGCGGCCGCTGCGCCAATTGCCAGACCGGCGCCCAGCACCTGTGCCTGAACCAGCGCAACATCGGCCTGCCGCCGCATGCCGGCGCCTTCGCCGACCGGGTCGTGGTGCCCGAGGAAAACCTGGTCGAGATCCCGGATTCGATGGCGATGGAGACGGCCGCGCTCGCCGAGCCGCTGGCGGTCTCCTATCACGCGGTGCAACTGGCCGCCCGCCTGATGCGCCGTCCGCTGCCCGCCGCGCGCGCCGTCGTGCTGGGCGGCGGCGCGATCGGCCTCGGCACCGCGCTGGCGCTCGCCATTTCCGGGACGGGACGCATCGCCATCGCCGAGCCGCATCCGGGACGCCGCGCCACGGCGGCGCGGGCCGATCCCGCCTTCCACGTCTACGATCCCGCCGCGGAGGAACCGCAGGCCCAGAGCGTCGACGTCGTCTTCGACGCCGTCGGTGCCCGCAGCACGCGCGAGGCCGCCTTCCGGATGGCCGCGCGCGGCGCCGTCGTCATCCATCTCGGCCTGCTGCCCGGCTCCGAAGGGGTCGACGTCCGGCGCATGACGCTCGGCGAGATCATCTTCGCCGGCTCCTACTGCTACTCGATGCCCGATTTCCGCGAGACGGTCGCGCTCCTCGCCCACGGCCGCTTCGGCGACCTCTCCTGGACCGAGCAGCGCCCCATGCGCGAGGGCGCGCAGGCCTTCGGCGATCTCGACACCGGGCGCACCGCCTCCGCCAAGATCATCCTCAGGAACTGA
- a CDS encoding TRAP transporter large permease produces the protein MILTIFVVFFICLFIGVPIAIAIGSAAVAAFYFDGTFPIAQIPHKMVNGVYSFPLVAVPLFILAGSLAGETSIAQRLVRLASALVGHIRGGLGHVNVASSMFFGGISGSAVADTAAVGSLMIPAMEKQGYSREDAGAITICSSTIGILIPPSIPMVLYGVTVGTSIGALFLAGLVPGILVGLLLMVTVYVMAKRKGWPQSERRAPVGELWAAFKGAILSLLLPVFLLGAIVTGLTTATEAGVIGVVYALFLAGVVYREYSFRQLFWITVESAVNTAVPLFVVATTSVVAWVVAIEQFPAALVSFFTELDIGPVFVLLLMNLFLLVVGMFIDLVPALILFAPILLPVAVASGMDPIQFGTMMVVNLGVGLVTPPVGNCLYVGAAIAKVDLWKLVRASLPFLLVNVFVLMLVTYVPAVSTFLPSLFF, from the coding sequence ATGATCCTCACGATCTTCGTCGTCTTCTTCATCTGCCTGTTCATCGGCGTGCCGATCGCCATCGCGATCGGTTCGGCGGCGGTGGCCGCCTTCTATTTCGACGGCACCTTCCCGATCGCCCAGATCCCGCACAAGATGGTCAACGGCGTCTACTCCTTCCCGCTGGTCGCGGTGCCGCTGTTCATCCTCGCGGGGTCGCTCGCCGGAGAAACCTCCATCGCGCAGCGTCTGGTGCGGCTGGCCTCGGCGCTGGTCGGCCACATCCGCGGCGGCCTCGGACACGTCAACGTCGCCTCGTCGATGTTCTTCGGCGGCATTTCGGGATCGGCGGTCGCGGATACGGCCGCGGTCGGCAGCCTGATGATCCCGGCCATGGAAAAGCAGGGCTACTCGCGCGAGGACGCGGGCGCCATCACCATCTGCTCCTCGACCATCGGCATCCTCATCCCGCCCAGCATTCCCATGGTGCTCTATGGCGTCACCGTCGGCACGTCCATCGGCGCGCTGTTCCTCGCAGGTCTCGTGCCGGGCATCCTGGTCGGCCTCCTGCTGATGGTGACGGTCTACGTCATGGCGAAGCGAAAGGGCTGGCCGCAATCGGAACGGCGGGCTCCCGTGGGCGAATTGTGGGCTGCCTTCAAGGGCGCCATCCTGTCGCTGCTGCTGCCGGTCTTCCTGCTCGGCGCCATCGTCACGGGCCTGACGACCGCCACCGAGGCCGGCGTCATCGGCGTCGTCTACGCGCTGTTTCTCGCAGGCGTCGTCTACCGCGAGTACTCGTTCCGCCAGCTGTTCTGGATCACGGTCGAATCGGCGGTGAACACCGCCGTGCCCCTTTTCGTGGTGGCGACCACATCGGTCGTCGCGTGGGTGGTGGCGATCGAACAGTTTCCAGCCGCGCTCGTCTCCTTCTTTACCGAACTCGACATCGGACCCGTCTTCGTCCTTCTGTTGATGAACCTGTTCCTGCTGGTGGTCGGGATGTTCATCGATCTCGTTCCGGCGCTGATCCTGTTCGCGCCGATCCTGCTGCCCGTCGCGGTGGCGTCGGGGATGGATCCGATCCAGTTCGGCACCATGATGGTGGTCAATCTCGGTGTCGGTCTCGTCACCCCGCCCGTCGGCAACTGCCTCTATGTCGGCGCGGCCATCGCCAAGGTGGATCTCTGGAAGCTGGTGCGCGCATCGTTGCCCTTCCTGCTGGTCAACGTGTTCGTGCTCATGCTGGTGACCTACGTGCCGGCCGTCAGCACCTTCCTGCCGTCGCTGTTCTTCTAG
- a CDS encoding TRAP transporter small permease translates to MRRVNTILRAVIGLLIATLVSSVALGVFYRYVLKESLYWATEVPNVLLIWIVFLGSVVAFYEKRHIAFSVLAEALPAPLSRILCIVAEIIVLGFFVVMIVYGWQIVTQAMNSLSDALKIPRGYFYLCLPISAALMAACSVENLFRLIRPTASGRPS, encoded by the coding sequence GTGCGGCGCGTCAACACGATCCTGCGCGCGGTCATTGGACTGCTCATCGCCACGCTGGTCTCCAGCGTGGCGCTGGGCGTCTTCTACCGCTACGTCCTCAAGGAATCGCTGTACTGGGCAACCGAGGTGCCCAACGTGCTGCTCATCTGGATCGTCTTCCTGGGCAGCGTGGTGGCCTTCTACGAGAAGCGGCACATCGCCTTCTCGGTGCTCGCCGAAGCACTGCCCGCGCCGCTGTCGCGCATCCTGTGCATCGTCGCGGAAATCATCGTCCTCGGCTTCTTCGTCGTCATGATCGTCTATGGCTGGCAGATCGTCACCCAGGCGATGAACAGCCTGTCCGACGCGCTGAAGATCCCGCGCGGCTACTTCTATCTCTGCCTGCCGATCTCGGCGGCGCTGATGGCGGCCTGCAGCGTCGAGAACCTCTTCAGGCTCATCAGGCCCACCGCATCCGGACGCCCGTCATGA